A genomic window from Acidobacteriota bacterium includes:
- a CDS encoding glycosyltransferase, with the protein MKLGIATICPHIFHDGRWWSYEPLVLELNVWNELFDQLVIVAPQDQGPPPKFWAPYQNSATISVIPFRQDKGRGLEQETTALTEVPRMIAALVKAARQTDAFHLRSPCSISLLGSLLLPLLQARLCAKYAGQWGAYPGEARSYRWQRALLKSFWWRGPVTVYGEWPAQPPHVVPLFTSVLNQEQLARAQKSAQQKARRNADATGLRLLYVGRLSAAKNVDITIEAIAQLCARNLDVTCDIVGDGIERAALENRVRELKLQERVKFAGSVDFERVLDFYERADALVLASETEGWPKAIAEAMAFGLVCIGSDRGLVPWMLGEGRGFVVPPRDVQALADALAPLAAAPAQFVEIGQRAAAWSAHYSLEGLREALRELLSKWWRVTPDAFASNTLKTKLAEQSGR; encoded by the coding sequence ATGAAATTAGGGATCGCGACAATCTGCCCGCATATTTTTCACGACGGGCGTTGGTGGTCATACGAACCGCTGGTGTTGGAGTTGAATGTCTGGAACGAACTGTTCGACCAACTCGTGATCGTCGCGCCGCAGGATCAAGGCCCGCCGCCCAAATTCTGGGCGCCCTATCAAAACTCCGCCACGATTTCGGTCATTCCCTTCCGCCAGGACAAAGGGCGCGGACTGGAGCAAGAGACCACTGCCCTGACAGAAGTCCCGCGCATGATTGCGGCGCTGGTCAAAGCGGCGCGGCAAACCGACGCGTTTCATCTGCGTTCGCCGTGCAGCATTTCGCTGCTGGGTTCGCTGCTGCTGCCGCTGTTGCAAGCGCGCTTGTGCGCCAAATACGCCGGGCAGTGGGGCGCGTATCCGGGCGAAGCGCGCAGCTATCGTTGGCAACGCGCATTGCTGAAATCCTTTTGGTGGCGCGGCCCGGTGACCGTCTATGGCGAATGGCCCGCCCAACCGCCGCACGTCGTGCCGCTGTTTACTTCGGTGCTCAACCAGGAGCAACTGGCGCGCGCACAAAAGTCGGCGCAACAAAAAGCGCGGCGCAACGCGGATGCAACGGGCCTACGGCTGCTGTATGTCGGCAGGCTTTCGGCAGCCAAGAACGTGGACATCACCATCGAAGCCATCGCCCAACTCTGCGCACGCAACCTCGATGTAACGTGCGACATTGTCGGCGATGGCATTGAACGCGCGGCGTTGGAAAACCGCGTGCGCGAATTGAAGCTGCAAGAGCGCGTCAAGTTTGCCGGCAGCGTGGATTTCGAGCGCGTGCTGGATTTTTATGAACGCGCCGACGCCCTGGTGCTGGCGTCAGAAACCGAAGGCTGGCCGAAAGCGATTGCCGAAGCGATGGCCTTCGGCTTGGTTTGCATTGGCTCGGATCGCGGTCTGGTGCCGTGGATGCTGGGCGAAGGACGCGGTTTCGTCGTGCCGCCGCGCGATGTGCAGGCGCTCGCGGACGCCCTGGCTCCGCTGGCCGCCGCGCCCGCCCAGTTTGTCGAGATCGGCCAGCGCGCCGCCGCGTGGAGCGCTCATTATTCACTGGAAGGGTTGCGCGAGGCCTTGCGCGAATTGCTGAGCAAGTGGTGGCGTGTGACGCCCGATGCTTTTGCTTCAAACACATTGAAAACCAAATTGGCGGAGCAAAGCGGACGATGA